In the Oceanivirga salmonicida genome, one interval contains:
- the nth gene encoding endonuclease III, whose protein sequence is MNKKEKMKYVIKVLKKRFPNAKISLDYETEYQLMVAVILSAQCTDKRVNIVTKELFKVVKEPIDIYNMDIEELEKYIRSTGFFNSKAKNLKKGADTLYNEYNSKLPRNIEELTKLGGVGRKTANVLLHELWGISTGIVVDTHVKKISKLLGFTKSDNAVIIERDLMKIVPKKYWGIISHYFILHGRLKCIQKKLECEICDLIRKNKIGE, encoded by the coding sequence ATGAATAAAAAAGAAAAAATGAAATATGTAATAAAGGTATTGAAAAAAAGATTTCCAAATGCTAAAATTTCATTAGACTATGAAACTGAATATCAATTAATGGTTGCAGTTATATTATCTGCACAGTGTACTGATAAGAGAGTAAATATAGTAACGAAAGAGTTATTTAAAGTTGTAAAAGAACCTATTGATATATATAATATGGATATAGAAGAATTAGAAAAATATATTAGAAGTACAGGCTTTTTTAATTCAAAAGCAAAAAATTTGAAAAAAGGTGCAGATACTTTATATAATGAATATAATAGTAAACTGCCTAGAAATATAGAAGAATTGACTAAATTAGGTGGAGTTGGCAGAAAAACAGCCAATGTATTATTGCATGAATTGTGGGGTATATCTACAGGAATAGTAGTAGATACACATGTGAAAAAAATAAGTAAACTTTTAGGGTTTACTAAATCAGACAATGCAGTTATTATTGAAAGAGATTTAATGAAGATAGTTCCAAAAAAATATTGGGGCATAATATCACATTATTTTATATTACATGGTAGATTAAAATGTATACAAAAGAAATTAGAATGTGAGATATGTGATTTAATAAGAAAAAACAAAATAGGAGAATAA
- the rpmA gene encoding 50S ribosomal protein L27 — MLLKLNLQLFASKKGQGSTRNGRDSNPKYLGVKKYDGEIVKAGNIIVRQRGTKFHPGTNMGLGKDYTLFALTDGYVKFESFGKGKKRVSIYQEKN; from the coding sequence ATGTTATTAAAGTTAAACCTACAATTATTTGCCTCAAAAAAAGGACAAGGTTCTACTAGAAATGGAAGAGACTCAAATCCTAAATATTTAGGGGTAAAGAAATATGATGGTGAAATAGTAAAAGCAGGAAATATAATAGTAAGACAAAGAGGAACAAAATTCCATCCTGGAACTAATATGGGCTTAGGAAAAGACTATACTTTATTTGCGTTAACAGATGGTTATGTAAAATTTGAATCATTTGGAAAAGGTAAAAAAAGAGTAAGCATTTATCAAGAGAAAAATTAA
- a CDS encoding ribosomal-processing cysteine protease Prp yields MIKVLFKKKREKILFFEIKGHSNLSAYGTDIVCAAVSSVSIMTLNGILEYLKYDINYEVNEGYILVDISDIEDNRIDTLINSMYLYLEELAKQYPKNLKLKVMEV; encoded by the coding sequence TGATTAAAGTACTTTTTAAGAAAAAAAGAGAAAAAATACTTTTTTTCGAAATAAAAGGGCATTCAAATTTATCGGCTTATGGAACTGATATTGTTTGTGCAGCAGTTTCTTCAGTAAGTATAATGACATTAAATGGTATATTAGAATATTTAAAATATGATATTAACTATGAAGTTAATGAAGGGTATATTTTAGTAGATATATCAGATATTGAAGATAATAGAATAGATACATTAATAAATTCTATGTATTTATATTTAGAAGAATTAGCAAAACAATATCCAAAAAATTTAAAATTAAAAGTAATGGAGGTATGA